One genomic region from Blastococcus sp. Marseille-P5729 encodes:
- a CDS encoding GntR family transcriptional regulator has protein sequence MTIRAAETAFVLDTTAQLSPQIAVWLRDRIISGHFAPQDKLKPEHIAEMCGASATPVREALMTLHGEGLVSFAPGRGFTVRPLTRQDIEDLMSAHAHFAALLTERAARALSDADVQKLREIQAAIGDAAGREDFDEVERLDDEFHRIINRSTGSDRLKWLYRTTMRFIPHRLFDQIEGFKEAAVEDHVVIIKGLINRNPEAAAAAMRAHWLNVATMLIRHMRTHGALADG, from the coding sequence ATGACCATCCGTGCGGCCGAGACCGCGTTCGTCCTCGACACGACCGCGCAACTCAGCCCGCAGATCGCCGTGTGGCTTCGCGACCGGATCATCTCCGGGCACTTCGCGCCACAGGACAAGCTCAAGCCCGAACACATTGCCGAGATGTGCGGGGCGAGCGCGACCCCGGTGCGCGAGGCGCTGATGACACTGCACGGCGAAGGCCTAGTCTCCTTCGCGCCCGGGCGCGGGTTCACCGTCCGGCCGCTGACCAGACAGGACATCGAGGACCTCATGTCGGCGCACGCACACTTCGCCGCTCTGCTGACCGAGCGCGCCGCCCGCGCGCTGAGCGACGCTGATGTGCAGAAGCTGCGCGAGATCCAAGCGGCGATCGGGGACGCCGCTGGTCGTGAGGACTTCGACGAGGTCGAGCGGCTGGACGACGAGTTCCACCGCATCATCAACCGTTCCACGGGCTCCGACCGGCTCAAGTGGCTCTACCGGACGACGATGCGCTTCATCCCGCATCGGCTCTTCGATCAGATCGAGGGGTTCAAGGAGGCCGCGGTCGAGGATCACGTGGTGATCATCAAGGGCCTGATCAACCGCAACCCCGAGGCGGCGGCCGCCGCGATGCGCGCGCACTGGCTGAACGTCGCGACGATGCTGATCCGGCATATGCGCACCCACGGAGCGCTCGCCGACGGCTGA
- a CDS encoding LLM class F420-dependent oxidoreductase, which translates to MTASRTIRVGVQLQPQHADYAQIRDAVRRAEDLGVDIAFNWDHFFPLYGAADGKHFECWTMLAAWAEQTSRIEIGALVTCNAYRNPQLVADMARTVDHISDGRLILGMGSGWFEKDFDEYDFEFKTAGRRLDDLRDALPLIEARLNQLNPPPTREIPVLIGGGGEKKTLRLVAQYADIWHTFAQGDELAHKIDVLKRHCHDIGRKVEEIEISVGVDGRGREGRALDDPEVEGRALLEAGVSLFTIGVGGPDYDLAMVEKYVGWRDQLNG; encoded by the coding sequence ATGACCGCTTCCCGCACGATCCGCGTCGGCGTCCAGCTGCAACCCCAGCACGCCGACTACGCCCAGATCCGCGACGCCGTCCGCCGCGCCGAAGACCTCGGCGTCGACATCGCGTTCAACTGGGACCACTTCTTCCCACTGTACGGCGCTGCCGACGGCAAGCACTTCGAGTGCTGGACGATGCTGGCGGCCTGGGCCGAGCAGACCTCGCGGATCGAGATCGGCGCGCTGGTCACCTGCAATGCCTACCGGAACCCCCAGCTGGTCGCCGACATGGCGCGCACCGTCGACCACATCTCCGACGGCCGGCTGATTCTTGGAATGGGCTCGGGGTGGTTCGAGAAGGACTTCGATGAGTACGACTTCGAGTTCAAGACCGCCGGACGGCGCCTCGATGACCTGCGCGACGCGCTGCCGCTGATCGAGGCGCGACTCAACCAGCTCAACCCGCCGCCGACCCGCGAAATCCCCGTGCTGATCGGCGGTGGCGGTGAGAAGAAGACGCTGCGCCTGGTCGCGCAGTACGCCGACATCTGGCACACCTTCGCCCAAGGCGACGAACTCGCCCACAAGATCGACGTCCTCAAGCGGCACTGCCACGACATCGGTCGCAAGGTCGAGGAGATCGAGATCTCCGTCGGTGTCGACGGCCGCGGCCGGGAGGGCCGGGCTCTCGACGACCCAGAGGTCGAAGGTCGGGCCTTGTTGGAGGCCGGCGTCTCGCTGTTCACCATCGGGGTCGGCGGCCCGGACTACGACCTGGCCATGGTGGAGAAGTACGTCGGCTGGCGCGACCAGCTCAACGGCTGA
- a CDS encoding N-acyl homoserine lactonase family protein, whose product MASNGKTKATIMTSGTMHADLVWLLIDPARMLTPDNTDKQRDWVEVPTHVVLIEHANGEKLLWDTGVPRDWEDRWGKAGLAQFFPCDAVDEEMWLDNRLKQCKLEPSDIDYLVLSHLHLDHAANAQMWANTDTKIIVDEREKVGAYSFDGYNQGAHIKSDYDGLPLSTITEDTEIMPGVTILQTPGHTWGTLSLQVDLEDEGTMIFASDSLYLKESYGPPAVAAGIVYDTVAWFESVERIRNIAEQKNAKVIFGHDANQLNELKIGPGNYYT is encoded by the coding sequence ATGGCAAGCAACGGCAAGACCAAGGCCACGATCATGACCTCGGGAACGATGCACGCAGACCTGGTGTGGCTGCTCATCGACCCGGCCCGGATGCTGACGCCGGACAACACCGACAAACAGCGTGACTGGGTCGAGGTCCCCACTCACGTCGTCCTGATCGAGCACGCCAACGGAGAGAAGCTGCTGTGGGACACCGGCGTCCCGCGCGACTGGGAGGACCGCTGGGGCAAGGCAGGGCTCGCGCAGTTCTTCCCGTGCGACGCGGTCGATGAGGAGATGTGGCTCGACAACCGGCTCAAGCAGTGCAAGCTCGAGCCCAGCGACATCGACTACCTGGTGCTGTCGCACCTGCACCTGGACCACGCCGCCAACGCGCAGATGTGGGCGAACACCGACACGAAGATCATCGTCGACGAGCGCGAGAAGGTCGGGGCCTACTCGTTCGACGGGTACAACCAGGGCGCCCACATCAAGAGTGACTACGACGGGCTGCCGCTGTCGACGATCACCGAGGACACCGAGATCATGCCGGGGGTCACCATCCTGCAGACGCCAGGCCACACCTGGGGAACGCTCTCGCTGCAGGTCGACCTCGAGGACGAGGGCACGATGATCTTCGCCTCCGATTCGCTCTACCTGAAGGAGAGCTACGGTCCTCCGGCGGTCGCCGCGGGCATCGTCTACGACACGGTCGCCTGGTTCGAATCCGTCGAGCGGATCCGCAACATCGCCGAGCAGAAGAACGCCAAGGTGATCTTCGGCCACGACGCCAACCAGCTCAACGAGCTCAAGATCGGCCCGGGCAACTACTACACGTAG
- a CDS encoding class I adenylate-forming enzyme family protein: MTNENSAAYAAKPWLALYDEGVGAETAIEFSSGLDMHRQSVQRHPDKPALFYFDTPMSFAELDRLSDAFAVAMHDELGVGAGDRVMLQLQNMPAFLISQYAAWKLGAIVVPVNPMFKTDELVKLASDSQPKVLVQLDTLYADLHEAIEARGTTIVTASALDYCSQWPADRLGEMTRPEPGGGGDLGELCKKYDEQRPEHHEPGPDDTAYLVYTSGTTGPPKGAMNTHRAVVFNSENYRVYCGLDEDDVCLAIAPLFHVTGLIAHIGVCALLGMPMALGYRFDPVVQLRLIEQHQCTWVMGAITAYIAIMNEPTIDDYDLSSIKKLWSGGQAVSPSTVDQLADKLGGYVHNLYGLTECTSESHAVPSARKAPVDPRSGALSVGPPVPGYECRVADEEGNDVPVGDVGEIVMRSPSIVPGYWNKPEESAKAIRDGWLFTGDVGFMDDDGWFYIVDRKKDMIVASGFKIWPREVEDVLYKHPAVREAAVIGVPDEYRGETVAAFVSLKPGASADAEEIKAFCKERLAAYKYPRSVEVIDEVPKTASGKIMRRELRR; this comes from the coding sequence ATGACCAACGAGAACTCCGCTGCGTACGCCGCCAAGCCGTGGCTTGCGCTGTACGACGAAGGCGTCGGCGCCGAGACGGCGATCGAGTTCAGCAGCGGCCTGGACATGCACCGCCAGTCGGTGCAGCGTCACCCCGACAAGCCCGCGCTGTTCTACTTCGACACGCCGATGAGCTTCGCAGAGCTCGACCGGCTCAGCGACGCGTTCGCGGTCGCGATGCACGACGAGCTCGGGGTCGGCGCTGGCGATCGCGTCATGCTGCAGCTGCAGAACATGCCGGCCTTCCTCATCAGTCAGTACGCCGCCTGGAAGCTCGGCGCGATCGTCGTCCCGGTCAACCCGATGTTCAAGACCGACGAGCTCGTGAAGCTCGCCAGCGACTCCCAGCCCAAGGTGCTGGTGCAGCTGGACACGCTGTACGCCGATCTGCACGAGGCGATCGAGGCGCGGGGGACCACGATCGTCACGGCGTCCGCGCTGGACTACTGCAGTCAATGGCCCGCCGACCGGCTCGGCGAGATGACCCGACCCGAACCCGGCGGGGGCGGCGACCTGGGCGAGCTGTGTAAGAAGTACGACGAGCAGCGGCCTGAGCACCACGAGCCCGGGCCGGACGACACCGCCTATCTGGTCTACACCTCGGGGACGACCGGCCCGCCGAAAGGCGCGATGAACACCCATCGGGCGGTGGTGTTCAACTCCGAGAACTACCGCGTCTACTGCGGGCTCGACGAGGACGACGTCTGCCTGGCGATCGCGCCGCTGTTCCACGTCACCGGCCTGATCGCGCACATCGGGGTGTGCGCCCTGCTCGGTATGCCGATGGCGCTGGGCTACCGGTTCGACCCCGTCGTCCAGCTGCGGCTGATCGAGCAGCATCAGTGCACCTGGGTGATGGGCGCAATCACCGCCTACATCGCGATCATGAACGAGCCGACCATCGACGACTACGACCTGTCGTCGATCAAGAAGCTGTGGAGCGGCGGTCAGGCGGTCTCACCCAGCACCGTCGACCAGCTCGCGGACAAGCTCGGCGGCTATGTGCACAACCTCTACGGCCTGACCGAGTGCACCTCCGAGTCGCACGCCGTCCCATCCGCTCGCAAGGCACCGGTCGATCCCCGCAGCGGTGCGCTGTCCGTCGGGCCTCCGGTGCCCGGGTACGAGTGCCGGGTGGCCGACGAGGAGGGCAACGACGTCCCGGTCGGGGACGTCGGCGAGATCGTGATGCGCTCGCCCAGCATCGTCCCCGGCTACTGGAACAAGCCGGAGGAGTCGGCCAAGGCGATCCGTGACGGGTGGCTGTTCACCGGGGACGTCGGCTTCATGGACGACGACGGCTGGTTCTACATCGTCGACCGCAAGAAGGACATGATCGTCGCCTCCGGATTCAAGATCTGGCCGCGGGAGGTTGAGGACGTGCTCTACAAGCATCCCGCCGTCCGCGAGGCCGCGGTGATCGGCGTGCCGGACGAGTACCGTGGCGAGACCGTCGCGGCGTTCGTGAGCCTGAAGCCGGGCGCCAGCGCGGACGCCGAGGAGATCAAGGCCTTCTGCAAGGAGCGACTGGCCGCATACAAGTACCCCCGCAGCGTCGAGGTCATCGACGAGGTGCCCAAGACCGCGAGCGGCAAGATCATGCGGCGAGAGCTGCGTCGATGA
- a CDS encoding AMP-binding protein, translating into MDGLMMDEQLLLQSLLWRTERLFGDKKIITRLETGTYHEYTYREFGQRVRKLASALEKAGVKRGDRIGTLAWNHYRHFELYYGIPAVEAICHTINMRLFPEQQRYIVNHAEDSMLFLDVDQIPNVEKMIAEGGIDTVKQFVLLCDKDEMPETSLSPVTSYEEFVATGDDDFEFRDFSERTAAAMCYTSATTGDPKGASVRSTPCGSAGQRRRARSCSGSRTPTARGCCRATATPSRRRRSASTTSRPR; encoded by the coding sequence GTGGACGGCCTCATGATGGACGAGCAGCTGCTCCTGCAGTCGCTGCTGTGGCGTACCGAGCGCCTCTTCGGCGACAAGAAGATCATCACCCGGCTCGAGACCGGCACGTACCACGAGTACACCTACCGCGAGTTCGGTCAGCGGGTGCGCAAGCTCGCCTCCGCTCTGGAGAAGGCCGGCGTGAAGCGGGGTGACCGCATCGGCACCCTCGCGTGGAACCACTACCGCCACTTCGAGCTGTACTACGGGATCCCCGCTGTGGAGGCGATCTGCCACACGATCAACATGCGGCTCTTCCCCGAGCAGCAGCGCTATATCGTGAACCACGCCGAGGACTCGATGCTCTTCCTGGACGTCGACCAGATCCCGAACGTCGAGAAGATGATCGCCGAGGGCGGCATCGACACCGTCAAGCAGTTCGTCCTGCTCTGCGACAAGGACGAGATGCCGGAGACCTCGCTGTCCCCGGTGACCTCGTACGAGGAGTTCGTCGCGACCGGGGACGACGACTTCGAGTTCCGCGACTTCAGCGAGCGGACGGCGGCCGCGATGTGCTACACCTCCGCCACCACGGGCGATCCGAAGGGTGCCTCAGTTCGCTCGACACCCTGTGGCTCGGCGGGTCAGCGCCGCCGCGCGCGGTCATGCAGTGGTTCGAGGACACCTACGGCACGTGGGTGCTGCAGGGCTACGGCCACACCGAGTCGTCGCCGCAGATCTGCTTCAACCACATCAAGACCACGCTGA
- a CDS encoding acyl-CoA dehydrogenase family protein: MRLEATELTDDELALQRQVRDWLRERLPEGSYALGLGMSGEVDPEFSKDLGSQGWLGMALPKEYGGHGRTAVERLIVVEELLAVGAPVGYHWVGDRQSGPSIAKHGTEEQKREILPGIVSGELSFAIGMSEPDSGSDLASLRTRATRDGDGWRVNGAKIWTSGAYESTHILALFRTSEDKHQGLTQFVVPRDTEGLTIHKIPFIDGTRHFCEMHFDDMFLPDSARMGEVGGGWGQNTAELVLERGGVDRWMSVMPILENWAKSRTIEGDTAAEADLGAIAARCWAFRGLSLSVARMVDEGKTPVTEAALIKEMATRFEQECTDIVARHYGRTPDLHSDDPYESLLARAILVSPSWSIRGGTNEILRTVISKGLNKR, encoded by the coding sequence ATGAGGCTGGAAGCCACCGAGCTCACCGACGACGAGCTCGCCCTACAGAGGCAGGTACGCGACTGGCTGCGCGAGCGGCTTCCCGAGGGCAGCTACGCGCTCGGGCTGGGCATGTCCGGCGAGGTGGACCCGGAGTTCTCGAAGGATCTCGGTTCGCAAGGCTGGCTCGGAATGGCGCTCCCGAAGGAATACGGCGGCCACGGCCGGACGGCGGTCGAGCGGCTGATCGTCGTCGAGGAGCTGCTCGCCGTCGGTGCGCCGGTCGGCTACCACTGGGTGGGCGATCGGCAGAGCGGACCGAGCATCGCCAAGCACGGCACCGAGGAGCAGAAGCGCGAGATCCTCCCCGGCATCGTCAGCGGCGAGCTGTCGTTCGCGATCGGTATGAGCGAGCCGGACTCCGGCTCCGACCTCGCCTCCCTACGCACCCGCGCCACCCGCGACGGCGACGGCTGGCGAGTCAACGGCGCGAAGATCTGGACCTCGGGCGCCTACGAGTCGACGCACATCCTGGCGCTGTTCCGGACGTCGGAGGACAAGCACCAGGGCCTCACCCAGTTCGTCGTCCCGCGCGACACCGAGGGCCTCACGATCCACAAGATCCCGTTCATCGACGGCACCAGGCACTTCTGCGAGATGCACTTCGACGACATGTTCCTGCCCGACTCGGCACGCATGGGTGAGGTCGGCGGCGGCTGGGGCCAGAACACCGCTGAGCTGGTACTCGAGCGCGGCGGCGTCGACCGGTGGATGTCGGTGATGCCGATCCTGGAGAACTGGGCCAAGTCACGGACGATCGAAGGCGACACCGCCGCCGAGGCCGATCTCGGCGCGATCGCCGCGCGCTGCTGGGCCTTCCGCGGGTTGTCGCTGTCCGTCGCGCGCATGGTCGACGAGGGCAAGACGCCTGTCACCGAGGCCGCGCTCATCAAGGAGATGGCGACGCGATTCGAGCAGGAGTGCACCGACATCGTCGCGCGACACTACGGCCGGACGCCGGATCTGCACTCCGACGATCCGTACGAGTCACTGCTCGCCCGCGCCATCCTCGTCTCGCCGTCCTGGTCGATCCGTGGTGGCACGAACGAGATCCTGCGCACCGTCATCTCGAAGGGGCTGAACAAGCGATGA
- a CDS encoding zinc ribbon domain-containing protein, with translation MPLYDYRCDCGVRFEILVPSSDTPNPPCPLCDQQTRRMMSAPAFHSGAAAPAGPNEAPTSWEGLGNGNREIITKWRKQLDKHAKLAEKHPELQVKREAIAAHEGAFERKPLTYRELAERSKASGVAETGAREAAKARTTAKPTTVDK, from the coding sequence GTGCCGCTGTATGACTACCGCTGCGACTGCGGAGTCCGGTTCGAGATCCTCGTGCCGAGCTCCGACACCCCGAACCCGCCCTGCCCGCTGTGCGACCAGCAGACCCGAAGGATGATGAGCGCGCCCGCCTTTCACAGCGGCGCCGCCGCGCCCGCCGGACCGAACGAGGCGCCGACATCGTGGGAGGGTCTGGGCAACGGCAACCGCGAGATCATCACCAAGTGGCGCAAACAGCTCGACAAGCACGCCAAGCTCGCCGAGAAGCACCCCGAGCTGCAGGTCAAGCGCGAGGCGATCGCCGCCCACGAAGGTGCCTTCGAGCGCAAGCCGCTGACCTACAGGGAGCTCGCCGAACGCTCGAAGGCCAGCGGCGTCGCCGAGACCGGCGCCCGTGAGGCCGCCAAGGCGCGCACCACCGCCAAGCCCACGACAGTAGACAAGTGA
- a CDS encoding AMP-binding protein: MQWFEDTYGTWVLQGYGHTESSPQICFNHIKTTLKDEDPEKIWALRLTGGIPFPFMKVRIVDDENNELPWDGVAMGNIHVRSPYTASGYYNDERTKDAIVDGWLNTGDIGSISPEGFISLRDRQKDLIKSGGEWISSIDLENGLMSHPKVKEASVFGVPDEKWNERPVASVVPVDQNDLPSEDELREFLSKDFAKWWLPDRYLMITEVPKTSVGKYDKKRLRSMVADGGLENVAAQIGI, translated from the coding sequence ATGCAGTGGTTCGAGGACACCTACGGCACGTGGGTGCTGCAGGGCTACGGCCACACCGAGTCGTCGCCGCAGATCTGCTTCAACCACATCAAGACCACGCTGAAGGACGAGGATCCCGAGAAGATCTGGGCTCTCCGGCTCACCGGCGGCATCCCCTTCCCGTTCATGAAGGTGCGGATCGTCGACGACGAGAACAACGAGCTCCCGTGGGACGGCGTCGCCATGGGGAATATCCACGTGCGCTCGCCGTACACCGCGTCCGGCTACTACAACGACGAGCGGACGAAGGATGCCATCGTCGACGGGTGGCTGAACACCGGCGACATCGGCTCGATCAGCCCGGAGGGCTTCATCTCGCTGCGCGACCGGCAGAAGGACCTCATCAAGTCCGGCGGCGAGTGGATCAGCTCGATCGACCTGGAGAACGGGCTCATGTCGCACCCGAAGGTCAAAGAGGCGTCGGTGTTCGGCGTCCCGGACGAGAAGTGGAACGAGCGACCCGTCGCGTCGGTCGTGCCGGTCGACCAGAATGACCTGCCGAGCGAGGACGAGCTGCGTGAGTTCCTGTCGAAGGACTTCGCGAAGTGGTGGTTGCCAGACCGCTATCTGATGATCACCGAGGTACCGAAGACGAGCGTCGGCAAGTACGACAAGAAGCGGCTTCGCTCCATGGTCGCCGACGGCGGCCTGGAGAACGTGGCGGCACAGATCGGCATCTGA
- a CDS encoding dioxygenase has protein sequence MTAPTRMPVVYLGHGAPPLADDALWTSQLAEWSRDLPRPKAILVVSAHWEAAPVTLGATRTVPLTYDFWGFPQRYYEVQYAAPGAPQLASEVARLLGDVAHDEQRGLDHGAYVPLVEMYPDADIPVLQLSMPTLAPAELFEMGRRLAPLREQGVLVMGSGFVTHNLRLIEFGHGGAADQRHGWSVDFDEWTTDAMRRGDVDALLDFMHKAPAAQLAHPRTEHFAPIFVSMGAAYGADGAAFQARSVIDGYWYGLAKRSFQIA, from the coding sequence ATGACAGCACCCACCCGCATGCCCGTCGTGTATCTCGGCCACGGCGCCCCGCCGCTCGCCGACGACGCGCTGTGGACCTCTCAGCTCGCCGAGTGGTCACGTGATCTGCCGCGGCCCAAGGCAATCCTGGTGGTGTCGGCGCATTGGGAGGCGGCGCCGGTCACCTTGGGAGCCACCCGCACCGTCCCGCTGACCTACGACTTCTGGGGATTCCCGCAGCGGTACTACGAGGTGCAGTACGCCGCCCCAGGGGCTCCGCAGCTCGCCAGCGAGGTCGCCCGGCTGCTCGGCGACGTCGCGCACGACGAGCAGCGCGGTCTCGACCACGGCGCCTACGTGCCCCTGGTGGAGATGTACCCGGACGCCGACATCCCGGTGCTGCAGCTGTCCATGCCGACCCTCGCACCAGCCGAGCTGTTCGAGATGGGGCGGCGGCTTGCGCCGCTGCGCGAGCAGGGGGTGCTGGTGATGGGAAGTGGATTCGTCACCCACAACCTGCGACTGATCGAGTTCGGTCACGGCGGCGCTGCCGATCAGCGGCACGGCTGGTCGGTCGACTTCGACGAGTGGACCACCGACGCGATGCGCCGCGGTGATGTCGACGCGCTCCTGGACTTCATGCACAAGGCGCCGGCTGCGCAGCTCGCCCATCCGCGCACCGAGCACTTCGCGCCGATCTTTGTGTCCATGGGGGCGGCGTACGGCGCGGACGGCGCTGCTTTCCAGGCACGGTCGGTGATCGACGGATACTGGTACGGCCTAGCGAAGCGCTCGTTCCAGATCGCCTGA
- a CDS encoding nitroreductase family deazaflavin-dependent oxidoreductase, whose product MSENYRPSPTSWVRKHVEKIEAAGTTDVADIQGMPVVLLTMTGRQSGDTLKVPLMRVEDNGVYAAVASKGGAPEHPQWFYNIKAQPDIALQDGTEVSQVRAREIGGEERAQWWERCVAAYPAYAEYQTKTDRLIPVFLLEPR is encoded by the coding sequence ATGAGCGAGAACTACCGACCGAGCCCGACCAGCTGGGTGCGCAAGCACGTGGAGAAGATCGAGGCGGCGGGCACCACGGACGTCGCCGACATCCAGGGCATGCCCGTCGTCCTGCTCACCATGACTGGCCGCCAGTCCGGCGACACCCTGAAGGTGCCGCTGATGCGCGTCGAGGACAACGGCGTGTACGCCGCCGTCGCCAGCAAGGGCGGCGCCCCCGAGCATCCGCAGTGGTTCTACAACATCAAGGCGCAGCCCGACATCGCCCTGCAGGACGGCACGGAGGTCTCGCAGGTGCGGGCGCGCGAGATCGGCGGTGAGGAGCGGGCGCAGTGGTGGGAGCGGTGCGTGGCTGCTTACCCGGCGTACGCCGAGTATCAGACCAAGACTGACCGGCTGATTCCGGTCTTCCTTCTGGAACCCCGCTAG